A genomic segment from Geitlerinema sp. PCC 7407 encodes:
- a CDS encoding metal ABC transporter solute-binding protein, Zn/Mn family: MTCSRLLPLISLGLALTAVGCSQATPPSASTGTPEAQSETQASAAGDRLKVVTTFPPMYWFTKAVAGDAAEVEVIVPPGAEVHEYQATPAAVQAIAQADVLVTNGLGLEEFLETTLRNAQNANLKTVVASEGIQALGEISPTVLVADASSGAHDHDHEGEATAEAHSHTAGNPHVWIDPVLAQQQITQIRDGLIAADPANRSTYETNAAAYLQQVQQLHQTYETRLKPLQGCTFVTFHDAYPYLANRYQLQQVAVVQIPEDSLSPGDIQTTIDAVKRYDAKALLGEPGVDNKLLASLSQDLKLTLREVDPLESGPLDPQHYLTTMAQNLQTLEAACQ, from the coding sequence ATGACCTGCTCTCGACTTTTGCCGCTGATTTCCCTGGGCCTAGCGCTGACTGCTGTCGGCTGTAGCCAGGCGACTCCCCCTTCAGCCAGCACCGGCACCCCAGAAGCTCAGTCTGAGACTCAGGCATCCGCAGCGGGCGATCGCCTCAAGGTCGTGACCACCTTTCCGCCCATGTACTGGTTCACCAAGGCCGTGGCTGGCGATGCGGCGGAGGTCGAAGTGATCGTGCCGCCGGGAGCCGAAGTCCACGAGTATCAGGCCACCCCGGCCGCCGTCCAGGCGATCGCCCAGGCCGATGTGCTGGTGACCAACGGTCTCGGCCTAGAGGAATTTTTGGAAACCACCCTGCGCAATGCCCAAAACGCCAACCTCAAAACGGTGGTGGCCAGCGAAGGCATCCAGGCCCTCGGCGAGATATCGCCGACAGTGCTAGTGGCTGATGCCAGTTCTGGAGCTCATGACCATGACCATGAAGGGGAGGCCACGGCGGAAGCCCATTCCCACACGGCAGGCAACCCCCACGTCTGGATTGATCCGGTCTTGGCTCAGCAGCAGATCACCCAGATTCGGGACGGCCTGATCGCGGCGGACCCCGCCAATCGCAGCACCTACGAGACCAACGCCGCTGCTTACTTGCAGCAGGTTCAGCAGCTCCATCAAACCTACGAGACGCGCCTCAAGCCGCTTCAGGGCTGCACCTTTGTCACCTTCCATGACGCCTATCCCTATCTGGCCAATCGCTATCAGCTCCAGCAAGTGGCCGTGGTCCAAATTCCTGAAGATAGCCTCTCCCCTGGCGATATTCAGACAACGATCGATGCGGTGAAACGCTACGATGCAAAAGCTCTCTTGGGAGAGCCCGGCGTGGATAATAAGCTGCTGGCCAGCTTGTCCCAAGACCTCAAGCTCACGCTGCGCGAAGTTGACCCGCTGGAGTCGGGGCCGCTCGACCCTCAGCACTACCTCACGACCATGGCGCAAAATCTGCAAACCCTGGAAGCGGCCTGCCAGTAG
- a CDS encoding lipid-A-disaccharide synthase-related protein produces MKLLCLSNGHGEDIIAVRILQALQAQDNPPEIAALPIVGEGHAYTACQIPLAGPVKRMPSGGFIYMDGRQLARDVQGGLVQLTLAQLRTVKAWAKEGGVVLAVGDIVPLLFAWLSGAPYAFVGTAKSEYYLRDEAGWLPRRSWFEKMEGWAGSVYLPWERWLMSRDRARAVFPRDSLTTDSLQQWKIPAFDLGNPMMDGLAPTGRSRYYETEAEAAVAPLIVTLIPGSRPPEAYNNWQLILQAVAGLTERFSRRSLRFLGAIAPGLELEPLRAMLADRGWQSVTDGSLANPLPDPDTQVFRQGKAALFLSQKSFNDCLHQADFAIAMAGTATEQFVGLGKPALTLAGGGPQFTPAFAEAQTRLLGCSVILAAEPSKVITTLEALLQDPDRLQIIAENGRRRMGAPGAADRIAACLRDRLLS; encoded by the coding sequence ATGAAGCTACTCTGTCTCAGTAACGGCCACGGCGAAGATATCATTGCAGTGCGGATTTTGCAGGCGCTGCAGGCCCAGGACAATCCGCCAGAGATTGCGGCGCTCCCGATCGTCGGGGAAGGCCACGCCTACACGGCTTGCCAGATTCCTCTGGCAGGCCCCGTCAAGCGCATGCCGTCGGGGGGCTTCATTTATATGGATGGGCGGCAGCTGGCCCGCGATGTCCAGGGGGGACTGGTGCAGCTGACCCTGGCCCAACTCCGGACAGTGAAGGCCTGGGCCAAGGAAGGGGGCGTGGTGCTGGCGGTGGGGGATATCGTGCCGCTGCTGTTTGCGTGGCTCAGCGGGGCGCCTTACGCGTTCGTGGGGACGGCGAAGTCGGAGTATTACCTGCGAGATGAGGCGGGGTGGCTGCCGCGCCGCTCGTGGTTTGAGAAGATGGAAGGCTGGGCGGGGTCGGTCTATTTGCCGTGGGAGCGCTGGCTGATGAGCCGCGATCGCGCTCGGGCAGTGTTTCCCCGCGATTCGCTGACGACGGATTCCCTGCAACAGTGGAAGATCCCGGCATTTGATCTGGGCAATCCGATGATGGATGGCCTAGCGCCGACGGGGCGATCGCGCTATTACGAGACCGAGGCGGAGGCCGCAGTGGCACCGCTGATCGTGACGCTCATCCCCGGATCGCGGCCTCCCGAGGCCTACAACAACTGGCAGCTGATTTTGCAGGCGGTGGCGGGCCTGACGGAGCGCTTTTCTCGGCGATCGCTGCGGTTCTTGGGGGCGATCGCGCCGGGTCTGGAGCTGGAGCCGTTGCGGGCCATGCTGGCCGATCGGGGCTGGCAATCGGTCACCGACGGCTCCCTGGCCAATCCCCTGCCGGACCCCGACACGCAAGTGTTTCGCCAGGGCAAGGCGGCTTTATTTTTATCTCAGAAATCCTTTAATGACTGTCTGCACCAGGCAGACTTTGCCATCGCCATGGCCGGGACGGCCACCGAGCAGTTTGTTGGTCTCGGCAAACCGGCCCTGACCCTGGCGGGCGGCGGTCCCCAGTTTACCCCTGCCTTCGCCGAGGCCCAGACCCGTCTGCTGGGCTGTTCGGTGATTTTGGCAGCGGAGCCCAGCAAGGTCATCACTACGCTGGAGGCGCTGCTCCAGGACCCCGATCGCCTGCAAATCATTGCGGAGAATGGCCGCCGCCGCATGGGCGCCCCCGGCGCAGCGGATCGGATTGCGGCCTGTCTGCGCGATCGCCTGCTGAGCTAG
- a CDS encoding metal ABC transporter ATP-binding protein — MNGFVSPLDASPETPAPVLSVERLTVQRGTFTALEDVSFSLLPGTNTAVVGPNGAGKSTLVQAILGLIPYTAARIEILGRPLKRLGALGREIGYVPQNFLFDRGFPLAVTELVGLGWAPRSAAWRWPWQRDPAREAAIAQALRRVDADHLRQQPIGTLSGGELKRVLLAYCLVSPRRLLVLDEAFAGLDVSGEADFYGLLHELQQEQNWAILQVSHDIDMVNRHCDRVLCLNRRLVCHDAPQTAFSSQNLLATYGPAFQQYPHSHGWG, encoded by the coding sequence ATGAACGGTTTTGTGTCGCCTTTGGATGCTTCCCCTGAGACTCCCGCGCCTGTGCTGTCGGTTGAGCGCTTGACGGTTCAGCGGGGCACCTTCACCGCCCTGGAGGATGTCTCATTTTCCCTACTGCCTGGGACCAACACGGCGGTGGTCGGCCCCAACGGCGCCGGCAAAAGCACGCTAGTCCAGGCGATTTTGGGCTTGATTCCCTACACGGCGGCCCGCATCGAGATCCTGGGGCGTCCGCTGAAGCGCCTAGGGGCTTTGGGGCGAGAGATTGGCTATGTGCCCCAAAACTTTTTGTTTGATCGGGGATTTCCCTTGGCGGTAACGGAACTGGTGGGGCTGGGCTGGGCGCCCCGGTCTGCGGCGTGGCGCTGGCCCTGGCAGCGCGATCCGGCCCGCGAGGCGGCGATCGCCCAGGCCCTGCGGCGCGTCGACGCCGACCATCTGCGCCAGCAGCCCATCGGCACCCTCAGCGGCGGCGAGCTCAAGCGGGTGCTCCTGGCCTACTGTCTGGTGTCGCCGCGGCGGCTGCTGGTCCTTGACGAAGCCTTTGCGGGGCTGGATGTGTCGGGAGAGGCTGACTTTTATGGGCTGCTCCATGAGCTGCAGCAGGAGCAAAATTGGGCGATTTTGCAGGTGTCCCACGACATCGATATGGTGAACCGCCACTGCGATCGCGTGCTGTGTCTCAACCGCCGCCTGGTGTGCCACGACGCGCCCCAGACAGCCTTTTCTTCCCAAAATCTGTTGGCGACCTACGGTCCTGCGTTTCAGCAGTATCCCCACTCCCACGGCTGGGGCTAA
- the gmd gene encoding GDP-mannose 4,6-dehydratase: MTQRKRALITGITGQDGSYLSELLLEKGYEVHGIIRRTSTFNTDRIDHIYVDPHNEDARLFLHYGDLTDGTTLRRILEEVQPVEIYNLGAQSHVRVSFDSPEYTADAVGMGTLRLLEAIRDYRHRTGIEVRFYQAGSSEMFGKVQDVPQRETTPFYPRSPYACAKVYAHWQTVNYRESYGMFACNGILFNHESPRRGETFVTRKITRAIARIVAGKQNKIYLGNLDAKRDWGYAKDYVRAMWLMLQQDEPDDYVVATGETHSVEEFLQVAFQYVNLNWQDYVEFDERYLRPAEVDLLIGDPTKAKEKLGWEPSVTFEELVALMVEADLQALGLTTPNGKALSVIRENAFIRQDVGSLMS, translated from the coding sequence ATGACGCAACGGAAACGAGCGCTAATCACAGGTATCACCGGCCAAGACGGGTCCTATCTCAGTGAGCTGCTGCTCGAAAAAGGCTACGAAGTTCATGGCATCATCCGGCGAACTTCTACCTTCAACACCGATCGCATTGATCACATTTATGTTGACCCCCACAACGAAGATGCCCGTCTATTTCTGCACTATGGTGACCTGACCGACGGCACGACGCTCCGACGAATCTTGGAGGAAGTGCAGCCGGTCGAAATTTACAATCTGGGGGCGCAGTCCCATGTGCGAGTGAGCTTTGACTCGCCGGAGTACACCGCCGACGCGGTGGGTATGGGGACTCTGCGGCTGCTCGAGGCGATCCGAGACTATCGGCACCGCACGGGGATCGAGGTGCGCTTTTATCAGGCGGGCTCCTCGGAGATGTTTGGCAAGGTGCAGGATGTGCCTCAGCGGGAAACGACGCCTTTTTATCCCCGCAGCCCCTACGCCTGCGCCAAGGTCTACGCCCACTGGCAAACGGTGAACTACCGTGAGTCCTACGGGATGTTTGCCTGCAATGGCATTTTGTTTAACCACGAGTCGCCGCGCCGGGGCGAGACCTTCGTGACGCGGAAGATCACGCGGGCGATCGCCCGCATCGTGGCCGGCAAGCAGAACAAAATTTATCTGGGTAACCTCGACGCCAAGCGCGACTGGGGCTACGCCAAGGACTACGTGCGGGCAATGTGGCTGATGCTCCAGCAAGACGAGCCCGACGACTACGTGGTGGCAACCGGTGAAACCCACTCGGTCGAAGAATTCTTGCAGGTAGCCTTCCAGTATGTGAATCTAAACTGGCAAGATTACGTTGAGTTTGACGAGCGCTATCTGCGGCCAGCAGAGGTTGATCTGCTGATTGGCGATCCGACCAAGGCGAAGGAAAAACTGGGCTGGGAGCCCTCGGTCACCTTCGAGGAGCTGGTGGCGCTGATGGTCGAAGCGGACTTGCAGGCCCTGGGGCTGACGACGCCCAATGGCAAGGCGCTGTCGGTAATTCGTGAGAATGCTTTTATTCGTCAAGATGTTGGTAGTCTCATGTCCTAG
- a CDS encoding 5-formyltetrahydrofolate cyclo-ligase, producing the protein MTPQKTVDKTQLRRSLLAQRRSLSSQAWQTQSVAICGHLSRWEPFQQARTVLSYFSFRQEPDLLPLYAYPKVWGFPRCVGSALVWHHWSLGEAWSLGSFGIREPHASAPTVRPEEVDLLLVPAVACDRRGYRLGYGGGFYDRLLSHPDWQQVPTVGIVFSFAHVSELPADPWDKPLQAVCSDAGLTAIADIGAIATNCDPGIAAQHR; encoded by the coding sequence ATGACTCCTCAGAAAACGGTGGACAAAACCCAGTTGCGCCGATCGCTCTTGGCCCAGCGGCGATCGCTCTCGTCCCAGGCTTGGCAAACCCAAAGCGTAGCGATTTGTGGGCATCTCAGCCGCTGGGAGCCCTTTCAGCAGGCCCGGACGGTGCTGAGCTACTTTAGTTTTCGCCAAGAGCCGGATTTGCTGCCCCTGTACGCCTATCCCAAGGTGTGGGGCTTTCCCCGCTGCGTGGGCTCTGCCCTGGTGTGGCATCACTGGTCGCTAGGCGAGGCCTGGTCCCTGGGCTCCTTTGGGATTCGAGAGCCCCACGCGTCGGCACCGACGGTGCGGCCAGAAGAGGTGGACTTGCTGCTGGTGCCGGCGGTGGCGTGCGATCGCCGGGGCTATCGCCTGGGCTATGGCGGCGGCTTCTACGATCGCCTCCTGAGCCACCCAGACTGGCAGCAGGTCCCGACGGTGGGGATTGTCTTTTCCTTTGCCCATGTGTCGGAGCTGCCTGCCGATCCGTGGGACAAGCCGCTCCAGGCGGTGTGTAGCGACGCTGGTCTGACGGCGATCGCGGATATCGGCGCGATCGCGACGAATTGTGACCCGGGGATCGCGGCCCAACATCGTTAA
- a CDS encoding GDP-L-fucose synthase, protein MTTALDLTDKRILVTGGAGFLGRQVVAQLVAAGADPAKITTPRSRECDLRVWENCQRAVDQQDVVVHLAAHVGGIGLNREKPAELFYDNLMMGTQLIHAAYQGGVQKFVCVGTICAYPKFTPVPFREDDLWNGYPEETNAPYGIAKKALLVQLQAYRQQYGFDGIYLLPVNLYGPEDNFDPRSSHVIPALIRKVYEAQVRGDRQLPVWGDGSPTREFLYSEDAARGIVMASQRYSGEEPVNLGTGQEISIKDLVTLICELMGFDGEILWQTDQPNGQPRRCLDTERAKQAFGFEAQVSFEQGLRNTIAWYRQHAQ, encoded by the coding sequence ATGACAACGGCATTAGACCTGACCGACAAGCGAATTCTGGTGACTGGGGGCGCTGGCTTTTTGGGCCGTCAGGTCGTAGCCCAGCTGGTGGCTGCGGGAGCTGATCCGGCGAAAATCACGACGCCGCGATCGCGCGAGTGCGATCTGCGCGTCTGGGAAAACTGCCAGCGGGCCGTCGATCAGCAGGATGTCGTGGTGCACCTAGCGGCCCACGTGGGCGGCATCGGCCTCAATCGCGAGAAGCCTGCGGAGCTGTTTTACGACAACTTGATGATGGGCACCCAGCTGATCCACGCGGCCTATCAGGGGGGCGTCCAGAAATTTGTCTGCGTGGGCACCATTTGCGCCTACCCGAAATTTACGCCGGTGCCGTTCCGGGAAGACGACCTGTGGAATGGCTACCCCGAAGAGACCAACGCGCCCTACGGCATCGCCAAAAAAGCGCTGCTGGTGCAGCTCCAGGCCTATCGCCAGCAGTACGGTTTTGACGGGATTTATCTACTGCCGGTGAATCTCTACGGGCCGGAGGATAATTTTGATCCGCGCAGTTCCCACGTGATTCCGGCGCTGATCCGCAAGGTCTATGAGGCCCAGGTTCGGGGCGATCGCCAGCTGCCGGTGTGGGGAGACGGGAGCCCGACGCGGGAGTTTCTCTACTCAGAGGACGCGGCGCGGGGCATTGTGATGGCTTCCCAGCGCTACAGCGGCGAGGAGCCGGTGAATCTGGGCACGGGCCAGGAAATTTCGATCAAAGATTTGGTGACGCTGATTTGTGAGCTGATGGGCTTTGACGGCGAGATTCTCTGGCAGACGGACCAGCCCAACGGCCAGCCCCGCCGCTGCCTCGATACGGAGCGCGCCAAGCAGGCCTTTGGCTTCGAGGCTCAGGTGTCCTTTGAACAAGGCCTGCGAAACACGATTGCCTGGTATCGTCAGCACGCCCAGTAG
- a CDS encoding ATP-dependent DNA helicase RecQ, whose protein sequence is MHQAETPEWEQVRAAFQAIWGYPDFRPPQGDIVRSLLAGRDALVVMPTGGGKSICFQLPALMQRGLTLVVSPLVALMENQVQELRDRQLPAALLHSERSGLERKQVLRALEGQSLRLLYLSPETLLSPPVWERLCRPEIGINGLILDEAHCLVQWGETFRPAYRRLGAVRSALLATKPPGARLAIAAFTATADPAAQRILREVLGLRQPAIFRLNPYRANLSPRVQVAWSPRDRRQKLVRFVQAHPGAGLVYVRTRRDSEELSQTLRSQGFATAAYHAGLGAGDRRQIEADWQGDRLRFVVCTNAFGMGVNKPNVRWVAHFQRPQLLSEYVQEIGRAGRDGQPAQALTLVSEPTGWLDPSDRQRQAFFAGQIQERYRSAQALLSQIPRQGRVEEVSKRFPDGAIALALLHSAGLLRWRSPFEYTLHGTAKALTPPASAQDMTVYLKSRQCRWRSLLQGFGFDQEATDFRCGHCDNCQRSRP, encoded by the coding sequence ATGCATCAAGCCGAAACGCCGGAGTGGGAGCAGGTTCGGGCGGCCTTCCAGGCGATCTGGGGCTACCCAGACTTTCGGCCGCCCCAGGGAGACATTGTGCGATCGCTGCTGGCGGGTCGGGACGCCCTAGTGGTCATGCCCACCGGCGGCGGCAAATCGATTTGTTTTCAGCTGCCCGCCCTGATGCAGCGGGGTCTGACCCTGGTAGTGTCGCCGCTGGTGGCCCTGATGGAGAACCAGGTCCAGGAGCTGCGCGATCGCCAGCTGCCGGCGGCTCTGCTCCACAGCGAGCGATCGGGCCTAGAGCGCAAGCAGGTGCTGCGGGCGCTAGAGGGCCAGTCTCTGCGGCTGCTGTACCTGTCTCCCGAAACCCTGCTGAGTCCGCCGGTGTGGGAGCGGCTGTGCCGCCCGGAGATCGGGATCAATGGCTTGATTTTGGATGAGGCTCACTGCCTGGTGCAGTGGGGAGAAACCTTTCGGCCTGCCTACCGGCGGCTGGGGGCGGTGCGATCGGCCCTGTTGGCGACCAAGCCGCCGGGAGCGCGTCTAGCGATCGCGGCTTTTACGGCGACGGCGGACCCGGCGGCCCAGCGCATTTTGCGGGAGGTGCTCGGCCTGCGTCAGCCTGCTATTTTTCGTCTCAACCCCTACCGAGCGAACCTGAGCCCGCGGGTGCAGGTGGCCTGGAGCCCCCGCGATCGCCGCCAGAAGCTGGTGCGTTTTGTGCAGGCCCATCCGGGGGCGGGCTTGGTGTACGTGCGCACGCGCCGCGACAGCGAAGAACTATCCCAAACCCTGCGGTCCCAGGGCTTCGCGACGGCGGCTTACCATGCGGGCCTCGGCGCAGGCGATCGCCGCCAAATCGAGGCGGACTGGCAGGGCGATCGCCTCCGGTTCGTAGTGTGCACCAACGCCTTTGGTATGGGGGTCAACAAGCCCAATGTCCGCTGGGTGGCCCATTTTCAGCGGCCCCAGCTCCTGTCTGAGTATGTGCAGGAGATCGGGCGGGCGGGGCGCGATGGCCAACCGGCCCAGGCCCTGACGCTGGTGAGCGAGCCCACGGGCTGGCTCGACCCCAGTGATCGCCAGCGGCAGGCATTTTTTGCTGGGCAGATCCAGGAGCGCTATCGCTCGGCCCAGGCGCTGCTGAGCCAGATTCCCCGCCAGGGCCGGGTCGAGGAGGTGTCCAAACGCTTTCCCGACGGGGCGATCGCCCTGGCCCTGCTCCACAGCGCCGGTCTGCTGCGCTGGCGATCGCCCTTCGAGTACACCCTCCACGGCACAGCCAAAGCCCTGACGCCGCCTGCCTCGGCCCAAGATATGACGGTTTATTTGAAAAGCCGCCAGTGCCGCTGGCGATCGCTGCTCCAGGGTTTTGGCTTTGACCAAGAGGCAACTGATTTTCGCTGCGGCCACTGCGACAACTGCCAGCGATCGCGCCCCTAG
- a CDS encoding metal ABC transporter permease, with the protein MALPFVLNDWAVLAQTSNLLDLMQFPFMQRAIAGGVLMGVLGGFLGSFVTLRQLSFFSHAVGHAALAGIVLGILLQINPTWMLLPFTLAFGVGVLYLIDHTDLWSDNIFSIAVSAALAIGVILTGLIKGYRGNLMSVLFGDILAIDGLDLTLMGLLLLASLLYLLPTLRQQVLLTLNPAVAQVQGIAVGFHRYCFVVLLSLAIAVSIKAVGVLLVNAFLVIPASSAKLLSHQFGRFLWLSVGLGALSSLLGMGVSAEFSLASGPSIVLVQFGLFLAAFTLTKLKLVMP; encoded by the coding sequence ATGGCCTTACCCTTTGTGTTGAATGACTGGGCCGTCTTGGCCCAGACCAGCAACCTGCTGGATCTGATGCAGTTTCCCTTCATGCAGCGGGCGATCGCGGGTGGCGTCCTGATGGGCGTGCTCGGCGGCTTTCTCGGCAGCTTTGTCACCCTGCGTCAGCTCTCGTTTTTCAGTCATGCGGTCGGTCACGCGGCGCTGGCGGGCATCGTGCTGGGCATCTTGCTCCAGATCAACCCGACCTGGATGCTGCTGCCCTTTACGTTGGCCTTTGGGGTCGGGGTGCTGTACCTGATCGACCACACAGACCTGTGGAGCGACAACATTTTTAGCATTGCCGTCTCAGCGGCCCTAGCCATCGGCGTGATCCTGACCGGGCTCATCAAGGGCTATCGCGGCAACCTGATGTCTGTGCTGTTCGGAGACATTCTGGCGATCGATGGCCTCGACCTGACGCTAATGGGGCTGCTGCTGCTGGCCAGCTTGCTGTATCTGTTGCCGACCCTGCGCCAGCAAGTCCTGCTCACTCTCAACCCGGCTGTGGCTCAGGTCCAGGGCATTGCGGTGGGGTTCCATCGCTATTGTTTTGTGGTCCTGCTCTCCCTGGCGATCGCCGTCTCCATCAAAGCCGTCGGCGTCCTGCTGGTGAATGCCTTTCTCGTCATCCCTGCCTCCAGCGCTAAGCTGCTGAGCCACCAATTTGGCCGTTTTTTGTGGCTGTCTGTGGGGCTGGGCGCCCTCAGCAGCCTGCTGGGCATGGGAGTCTCCGCCGAATTCAGCCTGGCCTCGGGTCCGAGCATTGTGCTGGTGCAGTTTGGTCTGTTTCTGGCAGCCTTTACCCTAACCAAGCTCAAGCTCGTGATGCCCTGA
- a CDS encoding sugar transferase, with protein sequence MTAQSQIVSGKGIRAFMKRGFAATSLRGKSSKIGDLSIDSDWLKRAFDIAFAATILLLFSPLYLILILLIAISSPGPIFYVQERVGRDHRRFHCLKFRTMVVNADTILQELLDASPELRQEFEANFKLKRDPRITWIGRFLRLTSLDEFPQFWNVLKGDMSVVGPRPLVPEELPRYGRYIDRILKARPGITGLWQVSGRNDIPYHRRVQIDLYYVNFRTLVLDCWIIVKTIGIVVFPKNNGAY encoded by the coding sequence ATGACTGCCCAAAGCCAAATTGTTTCCGGCAAGGGGATAAGGGCATTCATGAAGCGAGGTTTTGCAGCGACGTCGCTTCGTGGGAAGTCCAGCAAAATCGGGGATTTGAGCATTGATAGTGATTGGCTAAAGCGAGCCTTTGATATCGCTTTTGCCGCTACGATTCTGCTGCTTTTTTCTCCTTTGTATTTGATTTTGATTTTGCTGATTGCAATTAGCTCTCCAGGCCCGATTTTTTATGTGCAAGAGCGGGTTGGCCGCGACCACCGGCGCTTTCACTGCCTCAAGTTCCGCACGATGGTGGTCAATGCCGATACGATCTTGCAAGAGCTGCTGGATGCTTCTCCCGAGCTGCGCCAAGAGTTTGAAGCCAATTTCAAGCTCAAGCGGGATCCTCGAATTACCTGGATTGGACGCTTTTTGCGCTTGACGAGCCTGGATGAATTTCCTCAGTTCTGGAATGTGCTCAAGGGCGATATGAGCGTGGTGGGACCGCGGCCGCTGGTGCCGGAGGAGCTGCCGCGCTATGGCCGCTATATCGATCGCATTTTGAAGGCGCGGCCAGGTATTACGGGGCTGTGGCAGGTGTCGGGGCGCAATGATATTCCTTACCACCGCCGGGTCCAGATTGATCTGTATTACGTCAACTTTAGAACGCTGGTGCTGGACTGCTGGATCATTGTCAAAACCATTGGCATTGTGGTCTTCCCGAAAAATAACGGGGCGTACTAG
- a CDS encoding glycosyltransferase, whose amino-acid sequence MTLKYALVHEWLTPKATGGSELVVREILQHIDADLYALIDFESTNPESYLYRRAIGTTFLQRFPGARAGVQKYLPLLPLAIEQLDLQGYDVILSSSHAVAKGVITGPSQLHVCYCHTPMRYAWDLTFDYLRSSRLGRGWISAPTRYLLHRLRQWDVISANRVDYFIANSRHTARRIWRCYRRRAEVIYPPVQVKRFPFRADKEDFYLTVSRLVSYKKVSLIVQAFNQSGRSLVVIGGGPELEQLRQIARPNVQILGPQPDAVVEDYMARAKAFVYAACEDFGIAPVEAQACGTPVLAYGAGGALETVRDLQQHPETGTGLFFPEQTPQSLIKAVEAFEALQIQFQPEQARLNAIAFSPEVFAQRYLDFVEACYQEFQNRQTSSP is encoded by the coding sequence GTGACCCTAAAGTACGCCCTCGTCCATGAATGGCTTACCCCCAAGGCAACCGGGGGCTCAGAGCTGGTTGTGCGAGAAATTTTGCAGCACATCGACGCGGATCTCTACGCTCTAATTGACTTTGAGTCCACCAATCCCGAGAGCTACCTGTATCGCCGCGCCATTGGCACGACTTTTTTGCAGCGGTTTCCCGGAGCGCGCGCAGGTGTTCAGAAGTATTTGCCCCTGCTGCCCCTGGCGATCGAGCAGCTCGACTTGCAGGGCTATGACGTGATCTTGTCGTCCTCCCACGCGGTCGCCAAGGGCGTGATCACTGGCCCCAGCCAGCTGCACGTGTGCTACTGCCACACGCCCATGCGCTACGCCTGGGACCTCACCTTTGACTATCTGCGCAGCAGCCGCCTCGGACGAGGCTGGATCAGCGCTCCGACCCGCTATCTGCTGCACCGCCTGCGCCAGTGGGACGTGATTTCGGCCAATCGGGTGGACTATTTCATTGCCAACTCGCGGCACACTGCTCGCCGAATCTGGCGCTGCTACCGCCGCCGGGCCGAGGTGATCTACCCACCGGTGCAGGTGAAGCGTTTTCCCTTTCGGGCGGACAAAGAAGACTTTTATCTCACGGTGTCGCGGCTGGTCAGCTACAAGAAGGTGTCTCTGATTGTGCAGGCGTTCAATCAGTCGGGGCGATCGCTGGTAGTGATTGGCGGCGGCCCTGAGCTGGAGCAGCTGCGACAAATAGCGCGGCCCAATGTCCAGATCCTCGGTCCCCAGCCGGACGCGGTGGTCGAAGACTACATGGCCCGGGCCAAAGCCTTTGTCTACGCGGCCTGCGAAGACTTTGGCATTGCGCCGGTGGAGGCCCAGGCCTGCGGAACGCCAGTGCTCGCCTACGGCGCGGGGGGTGCTCTGGAGACGGTGCGCGATTTGCAGCAGCATCCCGAAACAGGAACGGGACTCTTTTTTCCGGAGCAGACTCCCCAGTCCTTGATAAAAGCGGTGGAGGCCTTTGAAGCGCTTCAGATCCAGTTCCAGCCCGAGCAGGCCCGTCTCAACGCGATCGCCTTTTCCCCCGAGGTTTTCGCCCAGCGCTACCTTGACTTTGTCGAGGCATGCTACCAGGAGTTTCAAAATCGCCAAACTAGCTCACCGTAG